Proteins found in one Triticum urartu cultivar G1812 chromosome 4, Tu2.1, whole genome shotgun sequence genomic segment:
- the LOC125552529 gene encoding uncharacterized protein LOC125552529 — translation MWSFASNAIAGSIKKKVQPSKGSLSNHDCSDDDGSSCASREEGLECPICCESFNIVENVPYVLWCGHTMCKNCILGLQWAVVKFPTLPIQLPLFVSCPWCNLLSFRLVYKGNLKFPRKNYFLLWMVESMNGDRAKFHSSGHEERQSVCPSSGGTSSSQHHRRTPTARAETSFSARDRNATANTSNTASVSLQKLMVCFVQLTAKFPLVIMFLLIVLYAVPASAAVLLLYVLVTFLFALPSFLILYFAYPTLDWLVREIFT, via the coding sequence ATGTGGAGTTTTGCATCAAATGCCATAGCTGGAAGCATAAAGAAAAAGGTACAACCATCAAAAGGCAGCTTATCCAATCATGATTGCTCTGATGACGATGGTTCTTCATGTGCAAGTCGAGAAGAAGGCCTTGAATGCCCAATTTGCTGTGAATCCTTCAACATCGTAGAGAACGTTCCTTATGTCTTGTGGTGTGGTCACACAATGTGCAAGAACTGCATCTTAGGTCTTCAGTGGGCTGTTGTCAAGTTCCCAACCCTTCCTATCCAGCTGCCTCTCTTTGTCTCGTGTCCTTGGTGCAACCTATTATCTTTCCGGCTGGTGTACAAGGGCAACCTCAAGTTCCCACGTAAGAACTACTTTCTGCTGTGGATGGTTGAGAGCATGAATGGTGACAGAGCAAAGTTCCATTCCTCTGGTCATGAAGAGCGCCAATCAGTATGTCCCTCCAGTGGCGGCACCAGTTCCAGTCAACACCACCGAAGAACCCCTACGGCACGAGCAGAGACCTCCTTTTCTGCCAGAGATAGAAATGCCACTGCCAACACCTCCAACACTGCCAGCGTGTCTCTCCAAAAGCTTATGGTGTGCTTCGTGCAGCTGACGGCCAAGTTCCCGCTCGTGATAATGTTCCTCCTCATAGTTCTCTACGCCGTCCCTGCCAGCGCCGCGGTTCTGCTCCTGTACGTCCTTGTCACGTTTTTGTTTGCGCTGCCGTCGTTTCTGATCCTCTACTTTGCTTATCCCACCTTGGACTGGCTCGTGAGAGAGATATTCACTTGA